From one Nocardioides sp. Kera G14 genomic stretch:
- a CDS encoding SCO6745 family protein has protein sequence MTEPATARRMWALLEPIHVVCYFAPEALSALKEVGYKGYWMGYFAQRSAPLGAASAEVVQALFYNFAPEHVAKALPDAWSFAPPEVALTARLQGSTAALARHAAELTGGPVPDLERAAELALRAALAAPLEGRALFAAHRSVPVPDDVLGRLWHAATLLREHRGDGHVAALLAHGIEGRESHVFHAAQIGLPAKAYERTRNFTPEEWAACQAALTGRGLLDDDGSLSTRGAEVKAEIEDATDSLAASAYDVLSEAEIEELVEQVHPLRAAIVASGELPNPTPTGLDLNAF, from the coding sequence ATGACCGAACCCGCCACCGCCCGCCGTATGTGGGCCCTCCTCGAGCCGATCCACGTCGTCTGCTACTTCGCACCCGAGGCCTTGTCGGCGCTGAAGGAGGTCGGTTACAAGGGCTACTGGATGGGCTACTTCGCCCAGCGCTCGGCTCCTTTGGGTGCGGCGTCAGCCGAGGTCGTGCAGGCGCTCTTCTACAACTTCGCGCCCGAGCACGTGGCCAAGGCGTTGCCCGACGCGTGGTCGTTCGCGCCTCCCGAGGTGGCATTGACGGCGCGGCTCCAAGGGTCGACGGCGGCGCTGGCGCGCCACGCCGCGGAGCTCACCGGCGGCCCCGTCCCCGACCTCGAGCGCGCCGCCGAGCTCGCCCTCCGGGCAGCGCTCGCCGCCCCGCTCGAGGGGCGCGCACTCTTCGCCGCCCACCGCTCCGTCCCGGTGCCCGACGATGTCCTGGGCCGGTTGTGGCATGCCGCGACCCTGCTCCGCGAACACCGCGGTGACGGTCACGTCGCGGCGCTCCTGGCCCATGGCATCGAGGGCCGGGAGTCGCACGTCTTCCACGCCGCGCAGATCGGTCTGCCGGCCAAGGCCTACGAGAGGACCCGGAACTTCACGCCCGAGGAGTGGGCCGCATGCCAGGCCGCCCTCACCGGGCGCGGCCTCCTCGACGATGACGGGTCACTGTCCACGCGCGGGGCCGAGGTGAAGGCCGAGATCGAGGACGCCACGGACAGCCTGGCGGCGTCGGCGTACGACGTCCTGAGCGAGGCGGAGATCGAGGAGCTCGTCGAGCAGGTACACCCGTTGCGCGCGGCGATCGTCGCGAGTGGTGAGCTGCCCAACCCGACACCGACGGGCCTGGATCTCAACGCCTTCTGA
- a CDS encoding LLM class flavin-dependent oxidoreductase — MTGLRFHWFLPTNGGDGRDIVGGGHGVEVLGDKSRPSSVDYLGQIARSAEQLGFEAALTPTGSWCDDAWVTTAMIASVTKKLGFLVAFRPGLISPYLAAQMAGSFQNLSGGRLLLNVVAGGEDHEQLMFGDDLGKVDRYERTGEFLEIVRRLWTGETVDFRGKHLFVEDAVLQKVPDPIPELYFGGSSPEALEVAARHVDVYLTWGEPPAAVAEKVERVRALAAVEGRELRFGLRVHSIARATSEAAWAEADRLLEAISDEEIATVQEGLKKSASEGQRRMQELHGGRRDSLEIHPHLWAGVGLLRAGAGTAFVGSYTEIADLIEEYAAVGISEFVLSGYPHLEEAYWFGEGVLPELARRGVWERPA; from the coding sequence GTGACCGGCCTGCGATTCCACTGGTTCCTGCCGACCAACGGCGGTGATGGCCGGGACATCGTCGGAGGCGGTCACGGGGTCGAGGTGCTCGGCGACAAGAGCAGGCCGAGCTCGGTCGACTACCTCGGCCAGATCGCGCGCAGCGCGGAGCAGCTCGGCTTCGAGGCGGCGCTCACGCCGACCGGCTCGTGGTGCGACGACGCGTGGGTCACGACCGCGATGATCGCCAGCGTCACGAAGAAGTTGGGTTTCCTGGTCGCCTTCCGCCCCGGCCTGATCTCGCCCTACCTCGCTGCGCAGATGGCCGGCTCCTTCCAGAACCTCAGCGGCGGTCGACTGCTGCTCAACGTCGTCGCGGGCGGGGAGGACCACGAACAGCTGATGTTCGGCGACGACCTCGGCAAGGTCGACCGCTATGAGCGCACCGGCGAGTTCCTCGAGATCGTGCGACGGCTCTGGACCGGCGAGACCGTGGACTTCCGTGGCAAGCACCTCTTCGTGGAGGACGCGGTCCTGCAGAAGGTCCCCGACCCGATCCCCGAGCTCTACTTCGGCGGCTCCTCTCCCGAGGCGCTCGAGGTCGCCGCGAGGCACGTCGACGTCTATCTCACGTGGGGCGAGCCGCCTGCGGCCGTCGCGGAGAAGGTCGAGCGCGTCCGCGCCCTGGCCGCCGTGGAGGGGCGCGAACTCCGCTTCGGACTGCGCGTGCACTCGATCGCCCGGGCGACGTCCGAGGCCGCGTGGGCCGAGGCCGACCGCCTGCTCGAGGCGATCTCGGACGAGGAGATCGCGACGGTGCAGGAGGGCCTGAAGAAGAGTGCCTCCGAGGGCCAGCGGCGGATGCAGGAGCTGCACGGCGGCCGCCGTGACTCCCTCGAGATCCACCCGCACCTGTGGGCCGGCGTCGGACTCCTGCGCGCGGGCGCCGGCACCGCCTTCGTCGGCAGCTACACCGAGATCGCCGACCTGATCGAGGAGTACGCCGCCGTCGGGATCTCCGAGTTCGTCCTCTCCGGCTACCCACACCTCGAGGAGGCCTACTGGTTCGGCGAGGGCGTCCTGCCCGAGCTGGCGCGCCGCGGTGTCTGGGAGCGCCCCGCATGA
- a CDS encoding ABC transporter substrate-binding protein, whose product MTRTSTLVRLVAAGVLATTTLGLSACGGSDDSDSTASGQPKVIRIGYQLITNGDLVVKNQKLLERAFGDDVKIEWKQFASGGDVNTAIAAGSLDIGLAGSSPVSRGLSTNLPYEVPWIFDVIGDAEALAAKPGITSIADLKGKTVATPFASTSHYSLLAALKNAGVDVSSVKIIDAEPDAILASWKAGKIDAAYVWNPTLAQLDGATTLVTSAELAAKGQTTYDLAVVATAFAKKYPDAVQTWVKAEDEAVKQLNAGDQKAYDSIAAEANITPEDAEEQAKGLIFVDAADQAGDDYLGKTLPDNLYAAAQFNKDLGQIDSVADEQSYHDAVVPTFAAAVK is encoded by the coding sequence ATGACCCGCACCTCCACGCTCGTCCGCCTCGTCGCGGCCGGCGTCCTCGCCACGACCACGTTGGGCCTCTCGGCTTGCGGCGGCTCCGACGACTCCGACTCGACCGCCTCGGGGCAGCCGAAGGTCATCCGCATCGGCTACCAGCTCATCACCAACGGCGACCTCGTCGTGAAGAACCAGAAGCTCCTCGAGAGGGCCTTCGGTGACGACGTGAAGATCGAGTGGAAGCAGTTCGCCTCGGGCGGCGACGTCAACACGGCGATCGCAGCCGGCAGCCTCGACATCGGCCTCGCCGGCTCCAGCCCTGTCTCACGGGGCCTCTCGACCAATCTCCCCTACGAGGTTCCGTGGATCTTCGATGTCATCGGGGACGCCGAGGCGCTCGCCGCCAAGCCGGGCATCACGTCGATCGCCGACCTCAAGGGGAAGACGGTCGCCACGCCGTTCGCGTCGACCTCGCACTACAGCTTGCTCGCCGCGCTGAAGAACGCCGGCGTCGATGTTTCCAGCGTCAAGATCATCGACGCCGAGCCGGACGCCATCCTCGCCTCATGGAAGGCCGGCAAGATCGACGCGGCCTACGTCTGGAACCCGACACTCGCCCAGCTCGACGGTGCCACCACGCTCGTCACCAGCGCCGAGCTCGCGGCCAAGGGCCAGACCACGTACGACCTCGCCGTGGTCGCGACCGCGTTCGCGAAGAAGTACCCCGACGCCGTACAGACGTGGGTGAAGGCCGAGGACGAGGCGGTCAAGCAGCTCAACGCCGGCGACCAGAAGGCTTACGACTCGATCGCGGCGGAGGCCAACATCACGCCCGAGGACGCCGAGGAGCAGGCCAAGGGATTGATCTTCGTCGACGCCGCCGACCAGGCCGGTGACGACTACCTCGGCAAGACGCTGCCGGACAACCTCTACGCGGCCGCGCAGTTCAACAAGGACCTCGGGCAGATCGACAGCGTGGCGGACGAGCAGTCCTACCACGACGCGGTGGTGCCGACCTTCGCTGCGGCGGTCAAGTGA
- a CDS encoding DNA polymerase domain-containing protein, with amino-acid sequence MAKRDDAAYLSVGEREVRISSPGRVIYEATERTPEVTKLMVAEYYATVGDPMMRSIGLRPCALERWPDGWREGMQLATPIRDGRPEYHGPKATAGDGFFQKVLPKGAPDYVETAHVTFPSGRTQDELCPTEPAALVWAAQMGTLTFHPWPVRRGPDAASLDHPDELRLDFDPYGATGFADAKRVAVAARELLAELGVTGYLKTSGNRGLHLYVRIEPAHSFEDVRHAAIGIGQELSRRDPDGVTVNWWKEERGDRIFIDFNQNNRDRTIASAYSLRAKSGAPVSTPITWDELESLADPKELNLVTVPPLVSERDPWQGMDDVHHDLEPLMALWDGVETNFPPDYPKMPGEPPRVQPSKKRADHWDDEGNRIGT; translated from the coding sequence ATGGCCAAGCGAGATGACGCCGCATACCTCTCCGTGGGAGAGCGCGAGGTCCGGATCTCGAGCCCGGGTCGGGTGATCTACGAGGCGACCGAGCGGACGCCGGAGGTCACCAAGCTGATGGTGGCGGAGTACTACGCCACCGTCGGCGATCCGATGATGCGCTCGATCGGGCTCCGGCCGTGTGCGCTGGAGCGCTGGCCGGACGGCTGGCGCGAGGGCATGCAGCTCGCGACCCCGATCCGAGACGGCCGCCCGGAGTACCACGGCCCCAAGGCCACGGCCGGTGACGGCTTCTTCCAGAAGGTGCTCCCCAAGGGCGCGCCCGACTATGTCGAGACCGCTCACGTCACCTTCCCTTCCGGCCGCACCCAGGACGAGCTCTGCCCGACCGAACCCGCCGCCCTCGTCTGGGCCGCGCAGATGGGCACCCTCACCTTCCATCCGTGGCCGGTCCGACGAGGTCCCGACGCCGCGTCGCTGGACCACCCCGACGAACTGCGCCTGGACTTCGACCCCTATGGAGCCACGGGGTTCGCCGACGCGAAGCGGGTGGCCGTGGCCGCGCGCGAGCTGTTGGCCGAGCTCGGTGTGACCGGCTATCTCAAGACCTCCGGCAACCGCGGGCTCCATCTCTATGTCCGGATCGAGCCCGCGCACTCCTTCGAGGACGTCCGCCACGCGGCGATCGGCATCGGCCAGGAGCTGTCGCGGCGAGACCCGGACGGCGTCACCGTGAACTGGTGGAAGGAGGAGCGCGGCGACCGCATCTTCATCGACTTCAACCAGAACAACCGCGACCGCACCATCGCCTCGGCCTACTCGCTCCGCGCCAAGTCCGGTGCGCCGGTCTCGACGCCGATCACGTGGGACGAGCTCGAGTCGCTCGCCGATCCCAAGGAGCTCAACCTCGTCACCGTCCCCCCGCTGGTCTCCGAGCGTGACCCGTGGCAGGGGATGGACGACGTACACCACGACCTCGAGCCGCTGATGGCCCTCTGGGACGGCGTCGAGACGAACTTCCCGCCCGACTACCCGAAGATGCCCGGCGAGCCCCCGCGCGTCCAGCCCAGCAAGAAGCGCGCCGACCACTGGGACGACGAGGGCAACCGGATCGGCACATGA
- a CDS encoding type II toxin-antitoxin system VapC family toxin, whose protein sequence is MYLVYVDTSCAAKVLLQETETARIKKWLEESGFTFVSSRLLETEIRRVAAREGIEQTAATALLARFDLFDVAQTAFRGAGMYPDPLVRSLDALHLTMAALIGAQAMATYDDRMAEAAQQMGLAVVLPDAA, encoded by the coding sequence ATGTACCTCGTCTATGTGGATACGTCGTGCGCGGCGAAGGTCCTCCTGCAGGAGACGGAGACAGCCCGCATCAAGAAATGGCTGGAGGAGAGTGGTTTCACCTTCGTCTCGAGCCGCCTGCTGGAAACGGAGATCCGACGCGTCGCGGCACGAGAAGGTATCGAGCAGACTGCTGCCACAGCTCTGCTGGCGCGTTTCGACCTCTTCGATGTCGCCCAGACCGCGTTTCGCGGCGCCGGAATGTACCCGGATCCTCTCGTCAGGTCACTCGACGCCCTCCACCTCACGATGGCCGCTCTGATCGGCGCACAGGCTATGGCGACGTACGACGACCGGATGGCCGAGGCGGCACAGCAGATGGGCCTGGCGGTTGTCCTCCCGGACGCCGCCTGA
- the hemQ gene encoding hydrogen peroxide-dependent heme synthase gives MWSVFRLERAMGADEVTRTSETAELEQFLADLEARDVKIRGVYDVAGLRADADVMIWWHATTSDELQEAYHAFRRTAFGGRLAPVWSQMAMHRPAEFNRSHLPAFLADERAHGYVAVYPFVRSYEWYLLEETERRRLLAEHGQMGRDYPDVRANTVQSFALGDYEWILAFEADDLGRIVDLMRHLRGSETRRHVREEVPFYTGRRIDVATLLAQLP, from the coding sequence ATGTGGTCGGTCTTCCGCCTGGAGCGGGCGATGGGCGCCGACGAGGTCACCCGGACGTCCGAGACCGCTGAGCTCGAGCAGTTCCTCGCCGACCTCGAGGCCCGTGACGTGAAGATCCGCGGCGTCTACGACGTCGCCGGTCTCCGTGCCGACGCCGACGTGATGATCTGGTGGCACGCCACGACGTCCGACGAGCTCCAGGAGGCCTACCACGCCTTCCGCCGCACGGCCTTCGGTGGGCGGCTCGCCCCGGTCTGGTCCCAGATGGCGATGCACCGACCGGCCGAGTTCAACCGGAGCCACCTCCCGGCGTTCCTCGCCGACGAGCGCGCGCATGGGTACGTCGCCGTCTACCCCTTCGTCCGCTCGTACGAGTGGTACCTGCTCGAGGAGACCGAGCGCCGACGCCTCCTCGCCGAGCACGGCCAGATGGGCCGCGACTACCCCGACGTCCGCGCCAACACGGTGCAGTCCTTCGCGCTCGGCGACTACGAGTGGATCCTCGCCTTCGAGGCCGACGACCTCGGCCGGATCGTCGACCTGATGCGCCACCTGCGCGGCTCCGAGACGCGCCGCCACGTGCGCGAAGAGGTGCCGTTCTACACCGGCCGCCGGATCGACGTCGCCACGCTGCTCGCGCAGCTTCCCTGA
- a CDS encoding type II toxin-antitoxin system Phd/YefM family antitoxin: MSALPHEHGPRTISHRELRNNSAQVLRDVEAGETFIITNNGRPVAQLMPPGSPLLPIAVPRDPSVRATDLVSHTASRPSKEILDELREERV, from the coding sequence ATGTCGGCGCTTCCGCATGAGCACGGCCCAAGGACCATCTCGCACCGGGAGCTGCGCAACAACAGCGCGCAGGTCCTCCGCGACGTCGAGGCCGGCGAGACCTTCATCATTACGAACAACGGGCGTCCGGTCGCTCAGTTGATGCCGCCCGGAAGCCCGCTCCTGCCGATTGCCGTGCCCCGCGATCCGAGCGTGCGCGCAACCGACCTGGTGAGCCACACGGCGAGCAGGCCGTCGAAGGAGATCTTGGACGAACTGCGAGAGGAGCGGGTCTGA
- a CDS encoding ABC transporter permease, producing the protein MSRAARDVEGRRVGWVDRRLESAESGAGSRTWYGGLIAALIVLAVWWLASASGQFSEFLLPSPVKVWHAFLQSVTTHDGVKGLSGDYLWVHLGASLKRVLIGLVWATVVGVPLGLLIGLSRVADRILGPAVDFLKALPPLGYFPLLILWFGIEDSSKIWLLFLAAFAPITIATAAGVGNVRHERVNAALVLGAGRFGLIRTVVLPSVAGDIVTGLRLASGFAWTTIVSAETVNGIPGLGGLAWSSQKELRADVAILAVIVIGLTAIAIDAVLRLVERRVAPWRGRA; encoded by the coding sequence ATGAGCCGCGCCGCCCGCGACGTCGAGGGCCGGCGGGTCGGCTGGGTCGACCGTCGTCTCGAGTCCGCCGAGTCCGGCGCCGGCTCGCGCACGTGGTACGGCGGCCTCATCGCCGCGCTCATCGTGCTGGCCGTCTGGTGGCTCGCCTCGGCGTCCGGCCAGTTCAGCGAGTTCCTCCTGCCGAGCCCGGTCAAGGTGTGGCACGCGTTCCTCCAGTCCGTGACCACGCACGATGGCGTGAAGGGGCTCTCGGGCGACTACCTGTGGGTCCACCTCGGCGCGAGCCTGAAGCGGGTCCTCATCGGCCTGGTCTGGGCGACTGTCGTCGGTGTCCCGTTGGGCCTGCTGATCGGCCTCTCCCGCGTCGCCGACCGGATCCTCGGTCCGGCCGTGGACTTCCTCAAGGCGCTGCCACCGCTGGGCTACTTCCCGCTGCTGATCCTGTGGTTCGGCATCGAGGACAGCTCCAAGATCTGGCTGCTCTTCCTCGCCGCCTTCGCCCCGATCACGATCGCCACGGCCGCCGGTGTCGGCAACGTGCGGCACGAGCGCGTCAACGCGGCACTCGTCCTCGGCGCCGGGCGCTTCGGCCTGATCCGCACGGTCGTGCTGCCGTCGGTCGCCGGTGACATCGTCACCGGGCTGCGGCTCGCCTCCGGCTTCGCCTGGACGACCATCGTCTCCGCCGAGACGGTCAACGGCATCCCCGGCCTCGGCGGGCTCGCCTGGTCCTCGCAGAAGGAGCTCCGCGCCGACGTCGCGATCCTCGCCGTCATCGTCATCGGGCTCACCGCCATCGCGATCGACGCCGTCCTCCGGCTCGTCGAGCGCCGCGTCGCGCCTTGGCGCGGCCGCGCATGA
- the msrB gene encoding peptide-methionine (R)-S-oxide reductase MsrB — protein sequence MGYNVEKSDEEWREELSPEEYAVLRQAGTERAFTGEYTDTETRGMYVCKACDAALFESDTKFHSGCGWPSFYQPITDTIEYIEDNSHGMKRVEVRCANCGSHLGHVFPDGYGTPTGDRYCINSISLKLNTAE from the coding sequence GTGGGATACAACGTGGAGAAGTCTGACGAGGAGTGGCGCGAGGAGCTCTCGCCCGAGGAGTACGCGGTGCTGCGTCAGGCCGGCACGGAGCGTGCCTTCACCGGTGAGTACACCGACACCGAGACCCGCGGGATGTACGTCTGCAAGGCCTGCGACGCCGCGCTCTTCGAGTCCGACACGAAGTTCCACTCCGGCTGTGGCTGGCCGTCGTTCTACCAGCCGATCACCGACACGATCGAGTACATCGAGGACAACAGCCACGGCATGAAGCGCGTCGAGGTGCGGTGTGCCAACTGCGGCTCCCACCTCGGCCACGTCTTCCCCGACGGCTACGGCACGCCGACCGGCGACCGCTACTGCATCAACTCGATCAGCCTCAAGCTCAACACCGCGGAGTGA
- a CDS encoding ATP-dependent DNA ligase has protein sequence MDLPVMPPVLPMLAKPQAKVPTSGGIAFEPKWDGFRCLVFRDGEEIELASRTAKSLTRYFPELVESLRTALPTRCVVDGELFVAFQDRLEFELLQQRIHPAASRVQKLAVELPASFVAFDLLALDTVDCMALPFRERRAALAGVLSDLSPTGQVHLARTTEDPAEAERWFREFEGAGFDGVVGKPLDAPYAPNQRTMIKVKHARTADVVVAGMRPHKTSTDERPLLGSLLLGLYDAGGLQHVGVCATFTDARRAELWAELSELEVPIEGHPWSFMGEGAIANPDRVPGTQSRWSGGKDLSFVPLAPTRVVEVGYDHMEGRRFRHTTQFKRWRPDRDPTSCDYDQLETVTAFDLSTVFEE, from the coding sequence ATGGATCTTCCGGTGATGCCCCCCGTGCTGCCGATGCTCGCCAAGCCGCAGGCGAAGGTGCCCACCTCAGGGGGCATCGCCTTCGAGCCGAAGTGGGACGGGTTCCGCTGTCTCGTCTTCCGTGACGGCGAGGAGATCGAGCTGGCGTCGCGGACCGCGAAGTCGCTGACGCGCTACTTCCCCGAGCTGGTCGAGTCACTGCGCACGGCCCTGCCGACGCGGTGCGTCGTGGACGGAGAGCTCTTCGTGGCCTTCCAGGACCGGCTGGAGTTCGAGCTGCTGCAGCAGCGCATCCACCCGGCGGCCTCGCGGGTGCAGAAGCTCGCCGTCGAGCTGCCGGCCTCGTTCGTCGCCTTCGACCTGCTGGCGCTGGACACCGTGGACTGCATGGCGTTGCCCTTCCGCGAGCGTCGGGCGGCGCTGGCCGGCGTACTCTCCGACCTCTCCCCCACCGGACAGGTGCATCTGGCGCGGACGACGGAGGACCCCGCGGAGGCGGAGCGGTGGTTCCGGGAGTTCGAGGGCGCGGGCTTCGACGGGGTCGTCGGCAAGCCGCTCGATGCGCCGTACGCGCCCAACCAGCGCACGATGATCAAGGTCAAGCACGCCCGCACTGCCGACGTCGTGGTCGCCGGGATGCGCCCGCACAAGACCTCCACCGACGAGCGACCGTTGCTCGGCTCGCTGCTGCTGGGCCTGTACGACGCCGGCGGCCTGCAGCACGTCGGCGTCTGCGCCACGTTCACCGACGCGAGGCGTGCCGAGCTGTGGGCCGAGCTCTCCGAGCTGGAGGTGCCGATCGAGGGACACCCGTGGTCGTTCATGGGTGAGGGTGCCATCGCCAACCCCGACCGGGTGCCGGGGACGCAGTCGCGCTGGAGCGGCGGGAAGGACCTCTCCTTCGTGCCTCTCGCGCCGACGCGCGTGGTCGAGGTCGGCTACGACCACATGGAGGGGCGGCGCTTCCGGCACACGACGCAGTTCAAGCGCTGGCGGCCGGATCGGGATCCGACGTCGTGCGACTACGACCAGCTCGAGACGGTCACCGCCTTCGACCTCTCCACCGTCTTCGAGGAGTAG
- a CDS encoding ABC transporter ATP-binding protein, with protein MSDTVAAGVADLVLDGVGHTYRSRGAEPVHALTETSLTIGAGSFVALVGPSGCGKSTLLEILAGLRPPSHGCVLLGDAVVVGPGRRRGVVFQQSSSLLPWRSVARNVELGVELQGLPRAQRREIVARELARVGLSDFAGRQVYELSGGMQQRTQIARALAADPEVLLLDEPFGALDTFTRERLQEELRTIWKQTGKTVVLVTHSVEEAALLATRVLVMSPRPGRVIDDHAIDFTRRDASAAELRADPDFVAFAARVRSSIGVDAGSS; from the coding sequence GTGAGCGACACCGTCGCCGCCGGTGTGGCCGACCTCGTCCTGGACGGGGTCGGCCACACCTACCGCTCGCGTGGCGCCGAGCCGGTGCACGCCCTCACGGAGACGAGCCTGACCATCGGGGCGGGCTCCTTCGTGGCGCTCGTCGGACCGTCGGGCTGCGGCAAGTCGACCCTGCTCGAGATCCTCGCCGGACTGCGGCCGCCGAGCCACGGATGTGTCCTCCTCGGCGATGCCGTGGTGGTCGGGCCGGGTCGTCGGCGCGGTGTGGTCTTCCAACAGTCGTCGTCGCTGCTGCCATGGCGTTCCGTCGCCCGCAACGTCGAGCTCGGCGTCGAACTCCAGGGGCTGCCGCGGGCCCAACGCCGGGAGATCGTCGCCCGTGAGCTCGCCCGCGTGGGGCTCTCGGACTTCGCGGGCCGGCAGGTCTACGAGCTCTCCGGTGGGATGCAGCAGCGGACCCAGATCGCCCGAGCCCTCGCCGCCGACCCGGAGGTGCTGCTGCTCGACGAGCCCTTCGGCGCGCTCGACACCTTCACCCGCGAGCGCCTCCAGGAGGAGCTCCGGACGATCTGGAAGCAGACCGGCAAGACCGTCGTCCTCGTCACCCACAGCGTGGAGGAGGCCGCGCTGCTCGCCACCCGCGTCCTCGTGATGAGCCCGCGGCCGGGTCGCGTCATCGACGACCACGCCATCGACTTCACCCGTCGTGACGCGAGCGCCGCGGAGTTGCGTGCCGACCCCGACTTCGTCGCCTTCGCCGCGCGCGTGCGCAGCTCGATCGGGGTCGACGCAGGGTCGAGCTGA
- a CDS encoding LysR family transcriptional regulator, which yields MRLEQLEYVAAVTRTGSLRQASEQLHVSKPALSEAISRLERELGVSLLDRKRSGARMSRQGRELLPLITELLDVAERLRRAAGQQSTNSSVVRIGTVNTATPTVVAPGLRSFQETHPTTGVELIALAHAEILQHLEEGSLDFGLINVLEGDDLPATLRGTSLMSSHPCVVLPSDHPLAAEETITADQLRAERFVMMRSGFLMHRFAHRLFAGRLPETCHTADGGEIGKLMVAQGLGVMLLPEFSVSDDPLETAGLITRRPLAGPSPAVRLVLLERRSITLPGQARALREVFVRQAARAGATRRG from the coding sequence ATGAGGTTGGAGCAGCTGGAGTACGTCGCCGCGGTGACCCGGACAGGCTCACTGCGCCAGGCCAGCGAGCAGCTGCACGTCTCGAAACCGGCCCTCTCCGAGGCCATCTCCCGGCTCGAGCGCGAGCTCGGCGTGAGCCTCCTCGACCGGAAGCGCTCGGGCGCCCGGATGAGCCGGCAGGGCCGCGAGCTCCTTCCCCTCATCACCGAGCTGCTCGACGTCGCCGAACGCCTGCGCCGGGCCGCCGGCCAGCAGTCGACGAACAGTTCGGTCGTCCGCATCGGCACCGTCAACACCGCCACGCCCACCGTGGTGGCGCCGGGCCTGCGCAGCTTCCAGGAGACGCACCCGACGACAGGCGTAGAGCTGATCGCCCTCGCCCACGCCGAGATCCTGCAGCACCTCGAGGAGGGCTCCCTCGACTTCGGCCTGATCAACGTGCTCGAGGGAGACGACCTCCCGGCGACGTTGCGCGGGACCTCCCTGATGTCCTCGCACCCGTGCGTGGTGCTGCCCTCGGACCACCCACTGGCGGCTGAGGAGACCATCACCGCCGACCAGCTCCGCGCCGAGCGGTTCGTGATGATGCGCTCGGGCTTCCTCATGCATCGCTTCGCGCACCGGCTCTTCGCGGGCCGGCTCCCGGAGACCTGCCACACCGCGGACGGGGGCGAGATCGGCAAGCTCATGGTCGCCCAGGGGCTCGGCGTCATGCTGCTGCCCGAGTTCAGCGTCAGCGACGACCCGCTCGAGACCGCCGGCCTGATCACACGCCGGCCGCTCGCCGGCCCGAGCCCCGCCGTGCGGCTGGTGCTGCTGGAGCGGCGCTCGATCACCCTTCCGGGCCAGGCGCGGGCGCTGCGTGAGGTCTTCGTCCGGCAGGCCGCGCGGGCGGGCGCTACCCGGCGCGGGTGA